In one Bacteroidales bacterium genomic region, the following are encoded:
- a CDS encoding D-alanine--D-alanine ligase: MKIGLTFDLKTTYLQQGFSHEEVAEFDSEETIAGIESTLNELGYQTERIGNIVELTQALVSGKCWDLVFNIAEGYYGIGREAQVPALLDAFRIPYVFSDPMVLSLTLHKAMAKHVIRGNGIPTAAFVVVKNEKDLENINLEYPLFIKPVAEGTGKGISQKSLVTNRMDLELNAKELLDKFKQPVLVEEYLPGREFTVGITGTGNEAAPCGIMEVIVYGKIEEQVYSLQNKEEYESRVAYSIPEKSITEYCYDVALRSWNALECRDGGRVDLRLDKNGVPNFIEVNPLAGLNPIHSDLPILCKLNGISYKDLIGMIMQSALKRINNHP, encoded by the coding sequence ATGAAAATAGGTCTCACATTTGATTTAAAAACCACTTATTTGCAACAGGGTTTCTCACATGAGGAAGTGGCTGAATTTGATTCGGAAGAAACCATCGCCGGCATTGAATCAACCCTGAATGAATTGGGTTATCAAACCGAAAGGATTGGAAATATTGTGGAACTTACGCAAGCTTTGGTTTCGGGAAAGTGCTGGGATTTGGTGTTTAATATTGCCGAAGGTTATTACGGCATTGGGCGCGAAGCCCAGGTTCCTGCATTGCTTGATGCATTCCGCATTCCCTATGTTTTTTCTGATCCCATGGTGCTTTCACTTACGCTTCACAAGGCTATGGCCAAGCATGTGATTCGTGGAAATGGAATCCCAACTGCTGCTTTTGTGGTCGTAAAAAATGAAAAGGATTTAGAAAACATCAACCTGGAGTATCCATTGTTTATCAAACCTGTGGCTGAAGGAACCGGGAAAGGAATATCGCAAAAATCTCTTGTAACCAATCGTATGGATCTTGAGTTGAATGCAAAAGAACTCCTGGATAAATTCAAACAGCCCGTGTTGGTTGAAGAATACCTTCCGGGAAGGGAATTTACTGTTGGAATAACCGGCACCGGAAACGAAGCTGCACCATGCGGAATCATGGAAGTGATAGTGTACGGGAAAATTGAAGAACAGGTTTATTCACTGCAAAACAAAGAAGAGTATGAATCAAGGGTCGCATATTCCATTCCTGAAAAATCAATTACTGAATACTGTTACGATGTTGCGTTAAGATCCTGGAATGCATTGGAATGCCGCGATGGAGGCCGTGTTGATCTGCGGCTCGATAAAAATGGCGTTCCAAATTTTATAGAAGTCAACCCGCTCGCGGGCTTGAACCCAATCCATTCTGATCTACCGATTTTATGCAAGTTGAACGGAATTTCTTACAAGGATCTGATTGGCATGATTATGCAATCAGCCTTGAAACGCATCAATAACCATCCATAA
- a CDS encoding ATP-grasp domain-containing protein — MPTALIFHSKLGPNPPPDELDVLDEAKYFRDGLATLGYEVHQFDFENDLDRNIDQINLMQADFVVNLVETINADGRLIHIAPAFFEHHAIPFTGCPSEAIYVTSNKLLSKKIMQLAGIKTPAFSINPDELKSRFSGQQFLLKSLWEHASFGMDEHNPVFIGNAEIIAESLTEKNKQHNTYFAEEYIEGREFNVSVIAGKNGPMVLPIAEIKFINYPDAKPKIVGYRAKWDEASFEYKNTVRHFVDETAEPDLCGRIRKICLQCWKEFSLKGYVRVDFRMDVNGQLYVLEINANPCISADSGFVAAATVQGLSQAEIVNLIINDLSGSNEK, encoded by the coding sequence ATGCCAACAGCACTGATTTTTCATAGTAAACTCGGACCCAATCCACCGCCAGATGAACTGGATGTGCTGGACGAAGCAAAATATTTTAGGGACGGATTAGCCACATTGGGCTACGAGGTTCATCAATTTGATTTTGAAAATGACCTCGACAGGAACATTGATCAAATCAATTTAATGCAAGCTGATTTCGTTGTGAATCTGGTTGAAACAATCAATGCCGATGGCCGCCTCATTCATATTGCACCGGCATTTTTTGAGCATCATGCCATCCCATTCACTGGTTGCCCATCCGAAGCCATTTATGTTACCAGCAACAAGTTGCTTTCAAAGAAGATAATGCAACTTGCAGGAATAAAAACTCCAGCATTTTCAATCAATCCTGACGAACTAAAATCACGGTTCAGCGGTCAGCAATTCCTTTTAAAGTCGCTTTGGGAACATGCGTCATTTGGTATGGATGAACACAACCCGGTTTTTATCGGAAATGCTGAAATCATTGCTGAGAGCCTTACAGAGAAAAACAAGCAACACAACACATATTTTGCTGAAGAATACATCGAAGGGCGTGAATTCAATGTTTCGGTGATAGCCGGAAAGAATGGGCCAATGGTGCTACCCATCGCCGAAATCAAATTCATCAATTACCCTGATGCGAAACCTAAAATTGTGGGCTACCGCGCCAAATGGGATGAAGCATCTTTTGAGTATAAAAATACCGTCAGGCATTTTGTTGACGAAACCGCAGAACCCGATCTTTGTGGTCGCATCAGGAAAATATGCCTGCAATGCTGGAAAGAATTCAGCTTAAAAGGTTACGTGAGGGTTGATTTCAGGATGGATGTAAACGGCCAACTTTATGTGCTTGAAATAAACGCCAACCCGTGCATTTCGGCTGATAGCGGATTTGTGGCAGCCGCAACGGTACAAGGCCTGTCGCAGGCTGAGATAGTCAACTTAATTATTAACGATTTAAGTGGGAGCAATGAAAAATAA
- a CDS encoding GNAT family N-acetyltransferase, protein MKNNIIIRSVVKPEDVEYVREIVTSTNFFHSYEIDVAVELIEETLNKGNESGYSFLFAEVDGKPVAYSCFGLIPCTKSSYDLYWIVVHHDFRGHGIGKKLLELTEQAAREIGGSGIYAETSSQPLYEPTRRFYISNNYIEEARLKDFYNLRDDKLVYSKRL, encoded by the coding sequence ATGAAAAATAATATAATAATCCGTTCTGTGGTGAAGCCTGAAGATGTGGAATACGTCAGGGAAATAGTAACATCCACAAATTTTTTCCATAGCTATGAGATTGATGTTGCCGTTGAATTGATTGAAGAGACTCTCAACAAAGGCAACGAGAGCGGATACAGTTTCCTTTTTGCTGAAGTTGATGGTAAACCAGTTGCCTACAGTTGTTTCGGGTTAATTCCGTGTACTAAGTCAAGTTATGATCTGTATTGGATCGTGGTTCACCATGATTTTCGTGGTCACGGAATTGGAAAAAAATTATTGGAATTAACTGAACAGGCCGCAAGGGAAATTGGTGGTTCGGGCATATATGCCGAAACCTCCTCGCAACCATTATACGAACCTACCCGTCGGTTTTATATTTCCAATAATTATATCGAAGAAGCCCGACTGAAGGATTTTTACAATCTTCGAGATGATAAGTTGGTGTATTCCAAGCGTTTGTAA
- a CDS encoding uroporphyrinogen-III synthase — protein sequence MKVKKILVSQPQPENEKSPYFDLASKYSMQIDFQPFIKVQGLTASEFRKQKIYLQDYTAIIFTSKNAVDHFFRLCTELRYTVPETLKYFCITEAIALYTQKYIVYRKRKIFYGNRDFAELVDLIKKHSDEKFLFPASDVCKEEQHRMLEASKINYSKSVFYKTVHNEMNKLGDLDYDMIVFFSPEGIKSLFKNFPDFKQGDIQIGAFGNATAQAITSAGLRLDLQAPLPEAPSMTMALDMYLARIGNGK from the coding sequence ATGAAGGTTAAAAAGATTTTGGTTTCCCAACCCCAACCTGAGAATGAAAAATCACCTTATTTTGACCTTGCATCAAAGTACAGTATGCAAATTGACTTTCAACCTTTTATTAAGGTTCAAGGTTTAACGGCATCGGAGTTTCGCAAGCAAAAAATTTATTTACAGGATTATACTGCAATCATTTTTACAAGTAAGAATGCAGTGGACCATTTTTTCAGGTTGTGTACTGAATTGCGCTACACGGTTCCTGAAACCCTGAAGTACTTCTGTATTACCGAGGCTATTGCACTTTACACACAAAAGTATATTGTATATCGCAAGCGTAAAATATTTTATGGAAACCGTGATTTTGCCGAGTTGGTAGATCTTATTAAAAAGCATTCCGATGAAAAGTTTCTCTTTCCTGCTTCCGATGTTTGCAAGGAGGAACAGCACCGCATGCTAGAAGCAAGCAAGATAAATTATTCGAAGTCGGTTTTCTACAAAACGGTACACAACGAAATGAATAAACTCGGTGATTTGGATTATGATATGATCGTTTTTTTCAGCCCCGAAGGAATCAAATCCTTGTTCAAAAACTTTCCTGATTTCAAACAGGGAGATATTCAGATTGGAGCCTTTGGTAATGCAACTGCCCAGGCGATTACCAGTGCAGGTTTGAGATTGGACTTGCAGGCACCACTTCCCGAGGCGCCATCAATGACTATGGCGTTGGATATGTATCTTGCCAGAATAGGCAACGGGAAATAA
- a CDS encoding TonB family protein yields the protein MDTKKSSKADLESKRVTFIQLGLVFTLALVLLAFEWKSYDRVLTDLGDRDAVDITEEMVEITRQDQPPPPPAPPPQTTQFKIVEDDVEIEDDFIVDVDVDQTTQIEAYIPPVFEEEAVQEQEIFIVVEDPPSFPGGDEARIRFLSENIRYPQMARESGIQGTVFVTFVVERDGSVTDVRILRGIGGGCDEEAIRVIKAMPKWNAGKQRGRPVRVQFNMPIRFTLQ from the coding sequence ATGGATACCAAAAAATCATCAAAAGCCGACCTCGAAAGCAAAAGAGTTACGTTCATACAGCTTGGATTAGTTTTCACGCTGGCTTTGGTTCTGCTTGCTTTTGAATGGAAATCTTACGACAGGGTGCTCACCGACCTTGGTGACCGGGATGCTGTAGATATTACTGAAGAGATGGTTGAAATTACACGCCAGGATCAACCACCACCTCCTCCTGCACCTCCTCCACAAACCACCCAGTTTAAAATTGTAGAAGATGATGTTGAAATTGAGGACGACTTCATTGTTGATGTTGATGTAGATCAAACAACACAGATAGAAGCTTATATTCCTCCCGTATTTGAAGAAGAAGCCGTTCAGGAACAGGAAATTTTTATCGTTGTTGAAGATCCGCCATCATTTCCCGGAGGCGATGAGGCACGTATCCGCTTTTTATCTGAAAATATACGCTACCCGCAAATGGCTCGTGAAAGCGGTATCCAGGGCACAGTATTCGTAACATTTGTGGTTGAACGCGATGGCTCCGTTACCGATGTTAGGATTTTAAGGGGAATCGGCGGTGGTTGCGATGAAGAAGCTATCCGCGTAATCAAGGCAATGCCAAAATGGAATGCAGGAAAGCAAAGAGGTCGGCCGGTTCGCGTTCAGTTTAATATGCCTATCAGGTTTACATTGCAGTAA
- the vanZ gene encoding VanZ family protein, whose amino-acid sequence MKNFRIVIFWSIFILLLSIYPGNYLPRIPDFYQLFKPDKIVHLILYGVLSFLLLQSMQKQYGYAFLRYSGTIIALALSVLHGSLMEYLQYSLNLNRSGNIYDFIANTIGCFIGFAVFYLILRKKMVKANAN is encoded by the coding sequence TTGAAAAACTTCAGAATCGTAATCTTTTGGAGCATTTTCATACTATTACTTTCAATTTATCCGGGAAACTATCTGCCCAGGATTCCTGATTTTTATCAGCTTTTCAAACCAGACAAAATTGTTCATCTGATCCTTTACGGAGTGCTTTCGTTTTTGCTTCTTCAAAGTATGCAAAAACAATATGGCTATGCATTCCTGCGTTATTCTGGTACAATAATTGCGTTGGCACTGAGTGTTTTGCATGGGTCTTTGATGGAATACCTGCAATACTCGTTAAATTTAAACCGAAGCGGAAATATTTACGATTTCATTGCAAACACAATAGGCTGCTTTATTGGATTTGCAGTGTTTTATCTGATCCTCAGAAAAAAAATGGTCAAAGCAAATGCTAATTGA
- the gcvH gene encoding glycine cleavage system protein GcvH translates to MKVPESLKYTKNHEWIKVENDEAIIGITDFAQHELGDIVFVEVETVGDSLDKEEVFGTIEAVKTVSDLFMPVAGEVLEFNEALADTPELVNKDPYGEGWIIKVKLTDASQLNDLLSASEYNEVIESH, encoded by the coding sequence ATGAAAGTCCCCGAATCATTAAAGTACACAAAAAACCACGAATGGATCAAAGTTGAGAACGATGAAGCCATCATAGGAATCACTGATTTCGCACAACATGAATTAGGAGATATTGTTTTCGTTGAGGTTGAAACCGTTGGCGATTCATTGGATAAGGAAGAAGTTTTCGGCACCATTGAAGCTGTTAAGACTGTTTCAGATCTTTTCATGCCGGTTGCCGGCGAAGTACTTGAATTCAATGAAGCACTTGCCGATACACCCGAATTGGTGAATAAAGATCCATACGGAGAAGGTTGGATCATTAAGGTTAAATTAACAGATGCCAGCCAATTGAACGATCTTTTATCAGCATCCGAATACAACGAAGTGATCGAATCACACTAA